CGCTTGAAAGTCAAGGATATTAGACATATTTTTAGGTGCAATTTCTTGCCATTGTGAATAAAGATTAGAATTGAAAATAAAAATAAATAAAATAAATATGTAATTTTTCATGATAATTTTTTTTAAGGTTACATCCCTCTCTAATTTATAGAGAGGGACCGAGGGTGAATTAATTCTTAACAACTTTCTCCACAAACACCCCATCACCATCTTTAATCTTTACAAAATAAATTCCTTTACTAAAATCTTTAATATCAATTACAGTTTTTTCCAAAGCAAGTTGTTGTTCTTTTACGAGCTTTCCTTGAATATCGTAAATTCTGACCTTTGTATCAAAAGCAATAAAGCCTGTGTAGGTAATTGTAATTTTACTTTGAGCAGGATTAGGATAAACTTTAAATTTTTCTGAAATATCCTTTGGTATTATTTCTTTTGTTGAATTCCAAATTTGTGTGCTGTCATAAGTACCATGATAAATTTTTGCTAAACCACTAGCCAATAGCTCAGAAATAATAAAATATACTTTGCCATTTTCTGCAATGCATTGAATATTATTTAGCATATAAGGTAAAGGGTTACGTAATTTTGTCCAGTTTTCTCCTGCATCAATAGTTTTATAAAGACCATAAAAAGTATTATATATAAAACCTGTTTTTGAATCAATAAAAGTATATACATCATCGGGTGATAAGCTTGCTGGTAATCCGTTAGATATTGCTTTCCATGTTTTTCCACCATCATCACTCCTTTTAATAGCCCATCTATAAGTTATATAAAAAGTATCCTTGCCAAAATAATAATCAGCTCCATGTTTACCATCTGTTTTTTGCCATGAATTTCCTCCATCATTGCTTTTAACCAGGAATTTGTCAAGTTGATTATAAAAAAAACCTTGACCAAAAGCTATGCTATCACTAATGAACCCAATTCTATAAATTGCTGTATCAGATACTTTAATCCACGATTTTCCGAGGTCTTTACTTTTATATGTTCCTATACTATCCGGAGAGAAAAAATGCTTATCGTAACTGGCATAAATGTCATCTCCCCATCCTTTTGTTATATTTTCGTCTGTCCATTGAGAGACAAATCCCTTGGGGTTTGTATAAACTAATTCAACTGAATCAAATCCGTTTGTAATTAAATAAATATTTTTATTACTATTGTCACGTTTCAGTCCTATTACTGTATCTTCTGATATAAATATAAGCACATTATAACCATCTTGACGTATAGGAAACCAGTTACTACCTTTATTATTTGTTTTATAATACCACTGTTTTGATGATGTATCAGAAACTAAAATATAACCTGTATTTTCCGATGTGAAATATGCCCAACCCAACAAACCAACCATGTGTGGCGGATTAGGATTTATATCATTCCATTGCTGTGAAAATGCAGATGAAAGAATTGTTAAGTGAATAATTAAAAATATTATTGTCTTTTTCATAATTTTTTATTTAAAGTTACATCCCTCTCTAATTTTAGAGAGGGACCGAGGGTGAATTAATTCTTAACAACCTTCTCTACAAAAACCCCATCACCATCTTTAATCTTTACAAAATAAATTCCTTTACTAAAATCTTTAATATCAATTACGGTTTTATCCAGTGTTAGTTGTTGTTCTTTTATTAGTTTTCCTTGGATATCGTAAATTTTTACTTTGGTAGTCATTTTATTTTTGTTTCTGCATTCTATTGTTATAGTGCTTTTTGTTGGGTTAGGATAAATAGTATAATCTTTATTTATTTTTGAATTATTTGTTTCAAAAATACTTGAATTTTCGCCTCCTCCATTTGTAGTTCTATACAAGCAATTAGTTATATACGCACAATCAAAAGGGAAAAGTAATATATTGTTACTATCAAATCCTTTAAATTTAGCAACAGCACAGCTAAAATTCTCAAATGCAAGTTTCTGCCACCATTTACCACCATCAGTTGTTTTGTAAATATAATTTTTTCCTGAAGAAATTAAATTCACCCATCCTATATTTTCATTAGCAAAATACATGTCATATAATCGTTCGTTAAGAACACCTTGTACGTCATTAATACCATTCATAACGGCTGTCCAATTTACACCACCATCTGTTGTTTTAAAAATACTATCATGTCCATAATAAGTATAATAACGGGTCATATATCCTACATCTTTAGATACAAATCTAATAGTTCTGATAGCATTATTAAATTCTTGTACTAATTGCCAATTATTACCACCATCTGTAGTTTTATAAAAAGATGTAAATTTATGTGTTGAACCTTTACCGTATCCATATCCAACGTTAGGGGTTGGAAATTGCAATCCCGCCACTGATTGTGTAAGCTTTTTCCATGTTCTTCCTGTATCAGTACTTTTAACAAGACCTGAATCGTTTGAATACATAAAAAGATTACCGTTGAATTTATTTTTTGTTAAAAATGCCATGCCAGGAGTCGGTGCGTACAAAGTAGATGTTTTAGAAAATGTTTTGCATCCATCATTTGTTCTATATGTATTTCTTTTATAAAGATATATACCTGTATCTTTACTGAAAAAATAGAAGTCATATAAATAATTACTGATTGTATCCCAAGTTTGTCCTGCATTAAGAGTTCTTACGGTATAATGT
This is a stretch of genomic DNA from Bacteroidota bacterium. It encodes these proteins:
- a CDS encoding T9SS type A sorting domain-containing protein; protein product: MKKTIIFLIIHLTILSSAFSQQWNDINPNPPHMVGLLGWAYFTSENTGYILVSDTSSKQWYYKTNNKGSNWFPIRQDGYNVLIFISEDTVIGLKRDNSNKNIYLITNGFDSVELVYTNPKGFVSQWTDENITKGWGDDIYASYDKHFFSPDSIGTYKSKDLGKSWIKVSDTAIYRIGFISDSIAFGQGFFYNQLDKFLVKSNDGGNSWQKTDGKHGADYYFGKDTFYITYRWAIKRSDDGGKTWKAISNGLPASLSPDDVYTFIDSKTGFIYNTFYGLYKTIDAGENWTKLRNPLPYMLNNIQCIAENGKVYFIISELLASGLAKIYHGTYDSTQIWNSTKEIIPKDISEKFKVYPNPAQSKITITYTGFIAFDTKVRIYDIQGKLVKEQQLALEKTVIDIKDFSKGIYFVKIKDGDGVFVEKVVKN
- a CDS encoding T9SS type A sorting domain-containing protein; this translates as MKNYLFILFILTFNFNLYSQWADIAPENMSELFEYQAIDINTIYLTYGTLAPNAKHYTVRTLNAGQTWDTISNYLYDFYFFSKDTGIYLYKRNTYRTNDGCKTFSKTSTLYAPTPGMAFLTKNKFNGNLFMYSNDSGLVKSTDTGRTWKKLTQSVAGLQFPTPNVGYGYGKGSTHKFTSFYKTTDGGNNWQLVQEFNNAIRTIRFVSKDVGYMTRYYTYYGHDSIFKTTDGGVNWTAVMNGINDVQGVLNERLYDMYFANENIGWVNLISSGKNYIYKTTDGGKWWQKLAFENFSCAVAKFKGFDSNNILLFPFDCAYITNCLYRTTNGGGENSSIFETNNSKINKDYTIYPNPTKSTITIECRNKNKMTTKVKIYDIQGKLIKEQQLTLDKTVIDIKDFSKGIYFVKIKDGDGVFVEKVVKN